The DNA window TACAAAAATCTGCAAAAGTTAGATCAATTTTATGAATTTATGGATCATGTTAAAAAATGGTTATCTCGAAGAATATAGATTTCTTTGTTTCTATTTAATCCAATACAGCATGCCATACTGTAGTATTAACCGGTAAACTGGTTAATCAGATAATCGACAAAGGAGGCCTTGCCAGTCCAGTGTTATTATTAAAAAAATATTTCAAAAAAATAAAAAATGACAAAGCACCATTTCCAGCTGTCATTTTTTTAATATTGCTCACTTTTTCCTTACTACTTTTAAACGGTTGTCTATTTTCACCCTTCTCCAAGGGTTCGGTAGAAGGCTATATTTACGAAGAGACGGTTATTGATACACGTCCTTTAGAAGGAGCCCTGGTAAGTATAACTGGCTCCTCCAATACTGCTCTTACCGATGCAGATGGGTACTTTCGGATAGACGAGGTATCCATAGGGGCACGAACTTTAACCATTGCCAAAGTAAACTATATTACTTATAAGATCTTGAGTATAGTAATAAAAAAGGACGAAGTTACTTTAATTGATAATGGTAATCCTATCGTTATTAGGGCAGTTGACGATAAGTACCTCTATGATGGAGGAATTATCTATTACAATTCAGGCGAATATTCAAATTCTCTTAGCACTTTTCAACAATTAATTAATGACTTTCCCGACAGCCCCTATGCCGATGACGCCCAATATTATATCGGCTATATCAATGAAAAAAAATTAAGCTATTTTATTCAAGCTCTCCTTGAATACCAAAAACTAATTAGCAATTACCCCGAAAGCCCCTACGCCGATGACGCACAGCTAGGAATTGGAAATTGTTATTATGCAACCTATGACTACTCTCATGCCATTGAAGCATATCAGAA is part of the Candidatus Atribacteria bacterium genome and encodes:
- a CDS encoding tetratricopeptide repeat protein; protein product: MLLLKKYFKKIKNDKAPFPAVIFLILLTFSLLLLNGCLFSPFSKGSVEGYIYEETVIDTRPLEGALVSITGSSNTALTDADGYFRIDEVSIGARTLTIAKVNYITYKILSIVIKKDEVTLIDNGNPIVIRAVDDKYLYDGGIIYYNSGEYSNSLSTFQQLINDFPDSPYADDAQYYIGYINEKKLSYFIQALLEYQKLISNYPESPYADDAQLGIGNCYYATYDYSHAIEAYQKLINDYPESSLLALAQYSIAQSYRKLADYEKAILEFNKVIENYPESDYAAPAQYYIGYSYYEAKNYSQAILEFQKTIDNYPDSTWPGELERLIAPCAQYYIGWCYGQKLEQWNNAIPAFQLIIDNYPGSTWSSGSEIPPDSQYQIGWCYEQLELWCEAIDAYQLVIDNYPGTSWSNFAEERINAISENCP